In Amycolatopsis sp. EV170708-02-1, the following are encoded in one genomic region:
- a CDS encoding carboxymuconolactone decarboxylase family protein codes for MEPRINLFENTVVLSYVKRLGAANRPIEESSLPHATQELVKLRASQINGCGFCTDMHSKDAVHAGETSVRLNLVAAWREANVFTEAERAALALTEEGTRIADAHHGVSDETWDQVRKHYDDEQIGALISLIAAINAYNRLNVIARTPAGDYQPGMFG; via the coding sequence ATGGAACCGCGAATCAACCTGTTCGAGAACACTGTCGTCCTCAGCTACGTCAAGCGTCTCGGCGCCGCGAACCGCCCGATCGAGGAGTCCTCGCTGCCGCACGCGACCCAGGAACTGGTGAAGCTGCGCGCCAGCCAGATCAACGGCTGCGGCTTCTGCACCGACATGCACAGCAAGGACGCCGTGCACGCCGGCGAGACCTCGGTACGGCTCAACCTGGTCGCCGCCTGGCGGGAAGCGAACGTGTTCACCGAGGCCGAGCGCGCGGCCTTGGCGCTCACCGAAGAGGGCACCCGTATCGCGGACGCGCACCACGGGGTCAGCGACGAAACCTGGGACCAGGTCCGCAAGCACTACGACGACGAGCAGATCGGCGCCCTCATCTCGCTGATCGCGGCGATCAACGCGTACAACCGGCTCAACGTCATCGCCCGGACCCCGGCAGGCGACTACCAGCCCGGCATGTTCGGCTGA
- a CDS encoding MoaF C-terminal domain-containing protein, whose product MELDVRFFPVTGTHRLSTDLVGLRANFHYGSGNVLEQHYADKTTMIWTGVSGDFAGVRQKEATLRVFETGPAQYFVTWYETGTVATAAHGEIFDGGYPIAVMADFGKAVATAAYTNPREDGGQYFLVDQATIEILDKPHGWPSFPEPRS is encoded by the coding sequence GTGGAACTCGACGTCCGCTTCTTCCCCGTGACCGGGACCCATCGGCTCAGCACCGACCTCGTCGGGCTGCGCGCGAACTTCCACTACGGCTCCGGGAACGTGCTGGAGCAGCACTACGCGGACAAGACGACGATGATCTGGACCGGCGTGTCCGGCGATTTCGCCGGTGTCCGGCAGAAGGAGGCGACACTGCGCGTCTTCGAAACCGGCCCGGCGCAGTATTTCGTCACCTGGTACGAAACCGGGACCGTCGCGACTGCGGCGCACGGCGAGATCTTCGACGGCGGCTATCCCATCGCGGTGATGGCCGACTTCGGCAAGGCGGTGGCCACGGCCGCCTACACGAATCCGCGCGAGGACGGCGGGCAGTACTTCCTCGTGGATCAGGCGACGATCGAGATCCTGGACAAGCCGCACGGATGGCCTTCCTTTCCCGAGCCTCGGTCTTGA
- a CDS encoding HNH endonuclease signature motif containing protein, giving the protein MSSDEASPKTSTEWWRVDTATLHARKQELEIQKRRLDAEQNAILAEINSRGVRGRSGHSTLAGLIVEDFLVSDKEASARADRVLALHPGPSIGGDPEPPLAPLTADAAAEGAIGGGQIDAIIKTLARIPSAVPEEDVRAGEKILVELARHAGPRQIARAGRRLLDELDPDGKEPRNEDPKETRPELRFVKHRDGTLGLKARLDLETYARLKSDLDPMAKPHKAIDGVRDSRTQDERYGDAFTDYVRLKTTSRNLPGQAGEATHILVTMSYEDLMNDLGEAHLDLVGPISVTDARILACDARVRPGVLGTAGEPLDIGRSKRTVSLAQKYALTLRDGGCAFPGCDMPVPRCTAHHIVFWRHHGETKIDNLVLLCTKHHRLIHRSEWKVQIAQDGLPEFTPPAYLDPTGTPRRNTMHLRA; this is encoded by the coding sequence GTGTCCAGCGACGAGGCCTCTCCGAAGACGTCCACCGAGTGGTGGCGCGTCGACACCGCGACGCTGCATGCCCGTAAACAGGAACTTGAAATCCAGAAGCGCCGGTTGGATGCCGAGCAGAACGCGATCCTCGCGGAAATCAACTCCCGTGGGGTGCGTGGCCGTAGTGGTCATTCGACGTTGGCGGGGTTGATTGTCGAGGATTTCCTGGTGTCGGACAAGGAAGCCAGCGCCCGCGCCGACCGCGTCCTCGCCCTGCACCCTGGTCCGTCGATCGGCGGAGACCCCGAACCACCCCTGGCACCGCTCACAGCCGACGCCGCCGCTGAGGGCGCGATCGGCGGCGGCCAGATCGACGCCATCATCAAAACCCTCGCCCGCATCCCGTCCGCCGTCCCCGAAGAGGATGTGCGTGCTGGGGAGAAGATCCTGGTCGAGTTGGCCCGTCATGCTGGGCCTCGGCAGATCGCCCGTGCCGGACGGCGCCTGCTCGACGAGCTCGACCCCGATGGCAAGGAACCCCGCAACGAGGATCCGAAAGAGACCCGGCCGGAGTTGCGGTTCGTGAAGCACCGCGACGGCACCCTCGGCCTCAAAGCCAGACTCGACCTGGAAACCTACGCCCGCCTCAAATCCGACCTGGATCCGATGGCGAAGCCGCACAAGGCCATCGACGGGGTCCGGGACTCCCGTACCCAGGATGAACGTTACGGGGATGCCTTCACCGACTATGTCCGCTTGAAGACCACCAGCCGGAACCTTCCCGGCCAGGCGGGGGAAGCGACGCACATCCTCGTCACCATGTCCTACGAGGATTTGATGAATGATCTCGGTGAAGCCCACCTGGATCTGGTCGGGCCGATCAGTGTCACCGACGCCCGCATTCTCGCCTGTGACGCCCGTGTCAGACCCGGCGTCCTCGGCACCGCGGGCGAACCGCTGGACATCGGCCGGTCGAAACGCACCGTCTCCCTGGCCCAGAAGTACGCGCTCACCCTCCGCGATGGCGGCTGTGCCTTCCCGGGTTGTGACATGCCGGTGCCGCGGTGCACCGCTCATCACATTGTTTTCTGGCGGCACCACGGCGAAACGAAAATCGACAACCTCGTCCTCCTCTGCACGAAACACCACCGGCTGATCCACCGCAGCGAATGGAAAGTACAGATCGCCCAGGACGGCCTCCCCGAATTCACTCCGCCCGCTTACCTCGACCCGACCGGGACCCCGAGGCGCAACACCATGCACCTCAGGGCATAG
- a CDS encoding GntR family transcriptional regulator, producing the protein MKPWVPGEIVVDPNGPEPLYSQVARQIGAAIEDGRLPNGARLDNELDLAARLHLSRPTIRQAIQSLVNQGLLVRKRGVGTQVVRTKVARPLRLSSLFDDLSELGDKPESVVLVNRVEPAGDEAIEQLETPGLTHVRRLKRVRSTGGEPLAIMNNYLPDGLIDPADDELRDKGLYQLLRSAGVRLHAAQQNVGARQATEEDAELLDEKPGAALLTMRRTTYDESGRVVEYGWHVYRASRYSFNLSLTNNV; encoded by the coding sequence ATGAAACCCTGGGTGCCCGGCGAGATCGTCGTGGATCCGAACGGCCCGGAACCGCTGTACTCCCAGGTCGCCCGGCAGATCGGCGCCGCCATCGAAGACGGCAGGCTGCCGAACGGCGCCCGGCTGGACAACGAGCTGGATCTGGCGGCGCGGCTGCATCTGTCGCGGCCGACCATCCGCCAGGCGATCCAGTCACTGGTCAACCAGGGTCTGCTCGTCCGCAAACGGGGTGTCGGCACGCAGGTCGTCCGCACCAAGGTCGCCCGGCCGCTGCGGTTGAGCAGCCTCTTTGACGACCTGAGCGAGCTCGGGGACAAGCCGGAGTCCGTCGTCCTCGTGAACCGGGTCGAGCCCGCGGGCGACGAAGCGATCGAACAGCTCGAGACCCCGGGCCTGACCCACGTCCGGCGGTTGAAGCGGGTGCGGTCGACCGGCGGCGAGCCGCTGGCGATCATGAACAACTACCTGCCCGACGGCCTCATCGACCCGGCCGACGACGAACTCCGGGACAAGGGGCTCTACCAGTTGTTGCGCTCGGCGGGTGTCCGTCTGCACGCCGCCCAGCAGAACGTCGGCGCCCGGCAGGCGACCGAGGAGGACGCCGAGTTGCTCGACGAGAAGCCGGGCGCGGCACTGCTCACGATGCGCCGCACCACCTACGACGAGTCCGGCAGGGTCGTGGAATACGGGTGGCACGTCTACCGCGCCTCGCGTTATTCGTTCAACCTCTCACTGACCAACAACGTTTGA
- a CDS encoding aldolase: MSDTVRRIVAARVRDPGAVAVAAATRVRAKSPFNDKGRTMIIAADHPARGANGVGSDPLAMADRGELLDRLGLALERPGVTGVLATPDIIDDLLLLGALDGKTVIGSMNRTGLAGSSFEIDDRFACYDAETIERMRFDGGKTLTRICLTDPATPSVLENTAKAVNDLADRKLITMVEPFLSDWVDGRLRNDLSPDAVIRSITIASALGRTSAYTWLKLPVVKDMERVLAASTLPAVLLGGEVKDPDAAFAAWQRALALPTVQGLVVGRSLLYPHDGDVAKAVDTAVGLL, encoded by the coding sequence GTGTCGGACACAGTGCGCCGGATAGTCGCCGCGCGAGTGCGGGATCCGGGGGCCGTCGCGGTGGCCGCGGCCACCCGCGTCCGGGCCAAGTCACCGTTCAACGACAAGGGCCGCACGATGATCATCGCCGCGGACCATCCGGCCCGCGGCGCCAACGGTGTCGGCTCCGACCCGCTCGCCATGGCCGACCGCGGCGAACTCCTCGACCGCCTCGGCCTGGCGCTGGAACGGCCAGGCGTCACCGGCGTGCTGGCGACGCCGGACATCATCGACGACCTGCTGCTGCTCGGCGCGCTCGACGGCAAGACCGTCATCGGCTCGATGAACCGTACCGGACTGGCGGGGTCGAGTTTCGAGATCGACGACCGGTTCGCCTGCTACGACGCCGAAACGATCGAGCGGATGCGCTTCGACGGTGGCAAGACGCTCACGAGGATCTGCCTGACCGACCCGGCGACGCCGAGCGTTCTCGAGAACACCGCGAAAGCGGTCAACGACCTCGCCGACCGCAAGCTGATCACGATGGTCGAGCCGTTCCTCTCGGACTGGGTCGACGGGCGGCTGCGCAACGACCTCTCCCCCGACGCCGTGATCCGCTCGATCACCATCGCGTCCGCCCTCGGCCGCACGTCCGCCTACACCTGGCTGAAGCTTCCGGTGGTGAAGGACATGGAGCGCGTGCTGGCCGCCTCGACCCTGCCCGCCGTCCTGCTGGGTGGCGAGGTCAAGGACCCCGACGCCGCCTTCGCCGCCTGGCAGCGGGCGCTCGCGCTGCCGACCGTGCAGGGCCTCGTGGTCGGCCGGTCCCTGCTCTACCCGCACGACGGCGACGTCGCCAAGGCCGTCGACACGGCCGTCGGACTGCTGTGA
- a CDS encoding CoA-acylating methylmalonate-semialdehyde dehydrogenase — protein sequence MKTIDHWINGAATTAGSTRTAPVYDPAVGQARAEVLLAESSDVDTAVAAAAKAFETWGDSSLSQRTKVMFAFRELLVRHEDELARIISAEHGKVIDDARGEIVRGREIVEYACGIADALKGGFSDQVSRDVDVHDFRQPLGVVAGITPFNFPIMVPLWMHPIAIAAGNTFVLKPSERVPSASRLVAELYAEAGLPDGVFNVVNGDKVAVDAILEHPGISAVSFVGSTPIAKYVHERATATGKRVQALGGAKNHAVVLPDADLEYAANHLTAAAFGSAGQRCMAISIGVAVGSAGDGLIEILERKAAEIKVGPGHDAGNDMGPVVTEAARQRVIDSVALGAKEGATVVVDGRDLRVAGHEEGFFVGPSLLDHVTTGMAAYRDEIFGPVLGIVRVSTLDDAIALINANPYGNGTAVFTGSGEAARRFQREVKVGMIGVNVPIPVPMSYYSFGGWKDSLIGDSPIHGPAGVRFYTRAKVVTTRWPHSAAGFNFPTSS from the coding sequence GTGAAGACCATCGACCACTGGATCAACGGTGCCGCGACCACGGCGGGCTCCACCCGCACGGCCCCGGTGTACGACCCGGCCGTGGGACAGGCGCGGGCGGAGGTGCTCCTCGCGGAATCGTCCGATGTGGACACCGCGGTGGCCGCCGCGGCCAAGGCGTTCGAGACGTGGGGCGATTCGTCGCTGTCGCAACGGACGAAGGTGATGTTCGCCTTCCGCGAGCTGCTGGTGCGGCACGAGGACGAGCTCGCCCGGATCATCTCCGCCGAGCACGGCAAGGTGATCGACGACGCGCGCGGCGAGATCGTCCGCGGCCGCGAGATCGTCGAGTACGCCTGCGGGATCGCCGACGCACTGAAAGGCGGCTTCTCCGACCAGGTCTCGCGGGACGTGGACGTGCACGACTTCCGGCAGCCGCTCGGGGTCGTCGCCGGCATTACGCCGTTCAACTTCCCGATCATGGTGCCGCTGTGGATGCACCCGATCGCCATCGCGGCGGGCAACACCTTCGTCCTCAAACCGAGCGAACGCGTCCCGTCGGCGTCGCGGCTGGTCGCCGAGCTGTACGCCGAGGCTGGGCTTCCGGACGGCGTGTTCAACGTGGTCAACGGGGACAAGGTCGCGGTCGACGCGATCCTGGAGCATCCCGGGATCTCCGCCGTGTCGTTCGTCGGGTCGACCCCGATCGCCAAGTACGTCCACGAACGCGCGACGGCCACCGGCAAACGCGTGCAGGCGCTGGGCGGGGCCAAGAACCACGCCGTCGTCCTGCCCGACGCCGATCTGGAGTACGCCGCGAACCATCTCACGGCGGCCGCGTTCGGCTCCGCCGGGCAGCGTTGCATGGCGATCTCCATCGGTGTCGCCGTGGGATCGGCCGGTGACGGGCTGATCGAGATCCTCGAACGCAAGGCCGCCGAGATCAAGGTGGGCCCCGGCCACGACGCGGGCAACGACATGGGCCCGGTGGTCACCGAGGCCGCGCGGCAGCGGGTGATCGACTCCGTGGCACTCGGCGCGAAAGAGGGCGCGACCGTGGTCGTCGACGGCCGGGACCTGCGAGTCGCCGGGCACGAAGAGGGCTTCTTCGTCGGACCGTCCCTTTTGGACCATGTGACCACCGGGATGGCCGCCTACCGGGACGAGATCTTCGGCCCGGTGCTCGGGATCGTCCGGGTGTCCACACTGGACGACGCGATCGCGCTGATCAACGCGAACCCGTACGGCAACGGGACCGCGGTCTTCACCGGCAGCGGCGAGGCGGCGCGGCGATTCCAGCGGGAGGTGAAGGTCGGGATGATCGGGGTGAACGTGCCCATCCCGGTGCCGATGTCGTACTA